AAGGATTTATGTTCAACGGTTCTAATGTCGGTTACAAAGACTACCTGAATTTTTACGGTTCTCCTAACGGTGGGGATGTAGAGGTCGTAGAAATAGTTGTAGAAGGTGAAAACAAATGGGAAAAACCGGTAAAAAGGATTTTCTCAAGCTACCAAATTCCAGCCTCTTCAATACTGTTTCTGTTCGACCTTAAACCAATGATGCCTACAGGCAATAAACCAGAAAAAAGGCTTGTAGAAGAAAGGTCTCAGCTCGCTTCGGTCATGGTGAGATTGGATGATTTCGGAGTGACCATCAAAGGGAAAACGTATCTGCATAAAAGAGCTTACGATCAGAGGATAATCAAGATTGAGGCGAAGGACAACAAATGGTTTATACTCCAATTTCCGGAATTTCCGGACGGATACTCAAACAAATTCAATAAAACTTTGGGACTCACGAAAATAGCCGAAGCAGAAGGTTATCATCTCGACCATATATTGTTCAACATGAGTAACGTAATCGTTTCGATATAGACGGTGATAATCGTGATAATGCTGTTGTTTTCTATACTGATGTTCTCTCTCGAAATACCGGAAAATGCCACCTTAACAGGTTTATCTGTTTTTGAGGGGACAAGAATCGACACTTTCGAGTTGACTTACTTGACGACTGTGAATTCTGGCAGAATCTCAGGTAAAACAATCATCGCAAGATGCGAAGGTGAATTTATGAGAAAAACAGGAGTCCTGTACGGCATGAGCGGGAGCCCTGTTTATTACAACGGAGAACTGATAGGAGCGCTTTCATCAACTTGGTCGGACAGCAAGGAACCGATCGCCGGTATTACTCCCATAGATGAAATGCTGGAAGACGTGAAATACGGCCTTTCTGGTTTTGTTGAGGCTGACGATGATATAAAAAAATACGAAGTATGCCTATCTGGTTCCGGACTCGCTTCGATAGCGGCAAATATTCTCGACAACCATCTGCCTGTTAATTTCCTTTTGACAGACGGTTCAAAACAATCTTTTGACACCACTGAATTCACGCCCGGAAGCGTCTTGAGCGTTGTTCTCGCGGGTGGCGACGCGACCTTAGCAGCGACCGGAACTGTCACTTTCGTCAAGGGGGACACAGTTGTAGGGTTTGGGCATCCATTTTTGGGCGAAGGCGCATGCAGTTATCCTATGGCGGGAGGTTTTGTAAACACAGTTATGCCTCTCACTACTCTCGGTTTCAAGTTGACGACTCCAACTGCTGTTGTCGGAACCATAACAAGTGATGTAAACACAGGAGTCTCCGGAATAATCGGAAAGATACCGGAAACTATACCTGTTAAAGTCGATATATCATCCGAGGGCGTTTTGAAGTCATTTGATTTTTGGGTCTGTAAAAGCGCTGTTTTCACTCCTGTCCTGATTCCGGTGCTTTCCCTGAGCGCCTTCCAGTCAAGCGCTCTTTTTACCGCTACAGGGTATTGTGAAATAAAGACGGATATCTTTCTGTCAAACCAGGAGGAGGTTTCATTTTTTAATTCTTACAACGGGATCGGATCCGTCGGAGAGGCTTGGGCAGGAGATATAATGCTCGCTTTGAACTCGGTTGTTTCAAACACATACGAAAGGACTTATCCAGATTCAATACACGTAGAAATAACATCTTTTAGGGAACCGAGGGTATCTATAATCAAAGATCTGGTTTTAAGCAGATCGAGAATAAATGAGGGCGAGAACTTCACTGTGACTATAATTCTCTCCCAAGAAGGCTCCGGAACTTCGGCTGTCAGCGTCGATGTGACGACTTCAGGAATTTCGGCGCCCGACACTCTCGGGATAATCGCTTGTGACGCCTATAATCTTTCTCTTTTTCTCTTCATGGAGAATCCTCTTTGGTCAAATTACGGAAGCTACGAGGAATTGTTGAATGTTTTGAAAAAGATTCCCTCCAATAATCGCATCTACCTCGTGCTCTACGAGAGAGGAGCGAACCTTACTTCCGGCTCCCGCATACTCGGCAGGACTCCTTTATCGGTGATGAGCGTCATGAAGTACGGTGACATAAACACAGTTCCAAATTTCACCTCGCTAAGGGTGCTCAGGACACAGGAAATTGATTTGAACTCAGTCGTCAGCGGGGCAGTGGTAAACAGAATTGTAGTGGAGGAAAGATGAGAAAGATATTGTCTTCAGTGTTTATTTTCGTTGCCTTTTTAGATTTATCTGCCGGAAAGACAAACAATTTCGTCCTGGATTCTTATTCGGATTTTTACGCCGGCAAATTTGAAAATGTCATGTTGAGCTACACTGGAACTATTGAAGTCTCCAGAGAAATAATCAAGATTATGCAGTCTGACATAACCCACACTATGAAAATGGCGGAATGCGAAGGTAGGTATTATTTCGCTTCGGTTTCTCCGGCGGGAATTTACAGCTGCGATGTCGGGGAAGATGACATAGATACTGTCGCCGCTTTTGAAGACGGCGGAGTATTCGCGCTGGCGACTGACGGCAGGGATGTTTTCGCGGCGGTTTCTCCGAAAGGAGATTTGCTGAAGATCAGCCGAAGTGAAAGAGAAATAATATTTCACAGAGATTCACTTTCTGTCTGGGATATGATTTATATTGGCAACGGCAGAATTGCCTTGGGTACTTCTGATCAAGGAAAAGTTTATATTTTGTCTGTGGAAGGCGAATTTCTGGACAGCTTCGAAACGGGCGATGAATCGGTTGTCAGTCTTGCTTCAAGAGGAGATACTGTTTACGCCGGAACTTCCGGGAAAGGCCTTCTCGTCTCATATTCGATCTCAGGCAAAAAAGTTTATATAGCTGACGATCCGGAAGGTTCCGAGGTCAACAGCATTTTCGCCGGAAAAGATATCCTTGTATATTCCTCAATTTCCGGAGACATTGACCTTACGGGACTGTCTTCGTTGAGGTTCACGGTAGATCCCTACTTTCACATACCCGCATCGTCGTCAGAGATAACTTCAAGAGTTTATAAATACCAAGAGGGTAAATCCGAATTGCTTTTCGTCTCTCCCAACCCGCCGGTCACGTCTCTTTTCATGACATCGGAAAGAGAAGTTTTAGCAATTGGATCTCCGGACGGATCTGTTTTTGTCTATAATCTCGAAAAAGAAGACTTGGAGGTTTTTAAAGCTCCCGAGGAAAAAATACTGACTTCTTGGGTTTTTTCTCCGGATGGCGCTGTGGATGTCCTCGCGGCTAACCCGCTGACCCTTTTTCGAATAAGTCCGAGAAAAGCTGAGGAAGCTTTATTTACAACAAATTGCATATTCGGCGGACAAAATCCGGTCTGGGGTGAGATTTATCTTTCGGGTGAAGGGAGTTGGAGGATACAAGCGAGGACTGGCAACACGTCCTCGCCGGGGGATCTATGGTCGAACTGGTCGAGAGAATTTTCGATTTTTTCTGAAGTAAAAAATGATTTACCTCCGGGCAAAAACATACAGTTCAGGATTTCCTTTGACGGCAGTATAGAAAAAATTGAATTTTTGTTTTCGTCTGAGAACCAAAAGCCCGAAATTGACAGAATCGAAGTTTTCGCTCCCGGTTCGGCTTTTTACGGAGTTTCACAAGTTTTACCGGATTTGAAGACGACATCTTTTTCCGATACTCAAAGAAGAATGCTTTTGGTAGGAGGTTGGAGGATTCCGGAAAACCCTATCGCGATCCAAAACTCTCATCAGGGAATTTACATAGAAGCTTCGGATCCAGAAGACGACAGCCTGGTCTATGATTTTTTCTTGAAAGAGAAAACAAGAACAGAATGGATTAGAATAGGTTGGGTGATAAAAGCCAAAAGTTACGCGTTCAACAGACGATTTTTTTCCGACGGTGAATACCAGATAATGGCAATTGTATCCGACAGCATATCGAATCCTGCTGATAATTTTCTCTCGGACACCGCGTACTCGGAGGATTTTACAATCGACAACACTCCTCCCACTGTGTCAGATTTTAGCGGTTCCAACACTGTCTCGTCTTTCACGGTAAGAGATTCAAGATCGAGGATTATTTCAGCTTCTTACAGTTTTGACGGGATAAACTGGACGAGTATGGAGCCGAAGGACGGGGTCTTTGACTCAAAATCCGAAAGTTTTGATGTTCAAAATATCACAGTTGGCAGTGAATTAATCATGATAAGGGCGGAAGATTCTCATCTAAACCAATCCTACTCATATTTCAGCCTGTGAGAGTCCTCGTCTGCCCCGGTAGTTTCAAAGGTTCTTTGAGCGCGGTAAAAGCCAGCAGAATAATTTCATCACAGTTCAAAAAGCATTTTTTAACTGAGCAATTGCCTCTTGCAGACGGGGGGGACGGTTCACTTGAAGTTTTCAAATATTTCATGGGAGGAATGGAAAAAAAAACGAAAACGGTCGACCCTTTAGGTAAGCCGATTTGGACGCGTTATCTCTGGATTGATTCGAAAACCGCGTTAATCGATCTTTCGCTTTCATCGGCTTTGAAATTGGTAGATGCTTCGTCTAAACCCGCTCTTTTTGGCAATACATACGGCACTGGAGTTGTTATAAAGAAAGCTGTAGAGGAAGGAGCTAAAAAAATCATTCTCTGTCTGGGTGGATCCGCAACTGTTGACGGAGGAACGGGAATTTTACAAGCTCTTGGAGCAATATTCCTCGACGGCCGAGGAAAAAAAATCAACCCGATGGGAGCCAACATATCAAGAATTGGAAAAGTTGACATCGGCGGAATAAACCCCGAAACAACGAGAGTCAAATTTATGCTTTTATCGGATGTAAAAAATCCATTGCTTGGAAAAAATAGCGGCATAAAGCAATTTTCAGCTCAGAAAGGCGCGGATCCAGAAGAAACGAAATCTCTTGTGAATTCATTTAGTAATTACAGGGATGTTTTATTCGGAATTACCGGAAAAGACGTGGGAAATAAAGAGTTTTTAGGTTCGGCGGGAGGCGCGGCGTCCTCGATTTACGCTTTTTTTGACACTGAAATTGAAAGCGGCTCCGATTACGTGGCAAAAATCGCTGGTTTTGAAGTGAAACTCAGGAACAGCGACCTTGCTGTGACGGGTGAAGGTAAAGTGGATTTGACTTCAGGACAAGGAAAAATAACCGGTTTTGTTGCCGAAAAAGCTGCCCAGGCAGGTATTCCATCCATTGTACTGACGGGTTGTTCGTCGAGTAAATTAAAAGGAGCTTCGGTTTTGCCTATTATCCTGAAGCCTATGCTATTCGATGAAGCCTTGGAATCAGCTGAAAACAACCTTCGATACGTCTCTGATCAAATCGCTTTGTTGATCTATCAAATACTTAAAAGAAGGCAATGCAATGTTTGAAAATTTATCCAGAAATTTTTCTGATGTGTTCGGGAAATTGAAGAGAAGAGGGCATCTTACCGAAAAAGATGTCGACGAGGCGTTGCGGGAAATTCGTAAAATCCTTCTCGAAGCGGATGTGAATTACTTAATAGCCAAAAATTTTTGCGAAAATGTAAAAGAAAAGGCTGTTGGAGAAAAGGTTTTAAAAAGCCTTTCACCAGGGGATGTTGTCTCGAAAATCGTCTTTGATGAAATGAAAATACTGTTGGGAAGTTCAAAAAGCGATATCCGCCTGAGCGGGAATCCGTCTGTAATCATGCTCGCCGGTCTGCAGGGAAGCGGCAAGACGACGACATGCGCAAAACTCGGTGTTTTTTTGAAAAATAAAGGGATAGACCCTGTTTTGTCGGCTTGTGACGTGAAAAGACCCGCGGCTTCAAAGCAACTGCAACTACTTTGCGAAAAATATGGTCTTTCATTCTCACCGGTCAATTCGGACAGCGCTGTAAAAAGCGTAGAAGACGCCATGGTCAAGGCGAGAAAAGAAATGAAAGATGCGGTGATTCTGGACACGGCTGGAAGACTTCACATAGACAGTGAGATGATAGAAGAGCTCAAAGAAATAAAAGAGAAATACAAACCAAATGAAATCCTACTTGTAGTGGACGCTATGACGGGTCAAGATGCCTGGGCTGTGTCAAAATCCTTTAAAGAAAACATTGATATAACAGGAATAGTCTTGACAAAAATGGACGGAGACGCGCGCGGAGGAGCGGCGTTGAGCATGAGAGTCATAACGGGAATGCCCGTAAAGTTTGTTGGGACAGGTGAAAAGGCTGAAGATTTTTCAGAGTTCTATCCTGACAGAATGGCTTCGAGAATTACAGGATTCGGGGACATAGTTTCCCTCGTGGAAAAAGTGAAAGAAGCCGCTGACGCCGAAGAAACCAAAAAAATGGCGAAAAAAATGGAGGATTTCTCGTTCACTCTTGAAGATTTTCTGTCTCAGCTTAAAACAATAAAAAAAATGGGACCTCTTGAAAACATTCTGTCCATGATGCCAGGGAATATAGGTCAAAACGTCAAGATAGACGAAAATGAGATTTCGAAAATTGAAGCGATAATATTTTCAATGACCCCGCAGGAGAGAAAAAAACCCGAAATCATAAACGCGAGCAGAAAAAAAAGAATAGCCATGGGCAGCGGAACAAAAGTTGGGGATGTCGCTCAACTCATAAAGCAGTTTGAAACCTCAAAAAAAATGCTCAAGCAGCTGTCCGGAAGAGGAATCTTTTCTAAAATGCCGATGACAAAGAACTTGACAAAGAAAAGCAAGAAAAGATAATATTGAAAATTCATTCGATTATATAATATCACCAACAGGAGGTAGTGAAACTTTGTCAGTCAGAATTCACCTTGCGAGATTTGGGAAAAGAAGTTCGCCTTTTTACCACATAGTCGTCGCGGACAAGAGGCATAGAAGGGACGGAAAATGCCTTGAAAAACTTGGTTATTACGATCCAAGAAGACCGAGCGATTTCAACCTGGATATTGAAAAAATAAACAAATGGATCCAGAAAGGAGCCTCTGTTACCGAAACTGTTTCTTCCTTGATACGCAGACACAAAAAAGAACAACCTCAGTAAGGAGCAGAAAATGAACAATTCAAATCAGACGGTT
The genomic region above belongs to candidate division WOR-3 bacterium and contains:
- a CDS encoding glycerate kinase gives rise to the protein MRVLVCPGSFKGSLSAVKASRIISSQFKKHFLTEQLPLADGGDGSLEVFKYFMGGMEKKTKTVDPLGKPIWTRYLWIDSKTALIDLSLSSALKLVDASSKPALFGNTYGTGVVIKKAVEEGAKKIILCLGGSATVDGGTGILQALGAIFLDGRGKKINPMGANISRIGKVDIGGINPETTRVKFMLLSDVKNPLLGKNSGIKQFSAQKGADPEETKSLVNSFSNYRDVLFGITGKDVGNKEFLGSAGGAASSIYAFFDTEIESGSDYVAKIAGFEVKLRNSDLAVTGEGKVDLTSGQGKITGFVAEKAAQAGIPSIVLTGCSSSKLKGASVLPIILKPMLFDEALESAENNLRYVSDQIALLIYQILKRRQCNV
- the rpsP gene encoding 30S ribosomal protein S16 codes for the protein MSVRIHLARFGKRSSPFYHIVVADKRHRRDGKCLEKLGYYDPRRPSDFNLDIEKINKWIQKGASVTETVSSLIRRHKKEQPQ
- the ffh gene encoding signal recognition particle protein gives rise to the protein MFENLSRNFSDVFGKLKRRGHLTEKDVDEALREIRKILLEADVNYLIAKNFCENVKEKAVGEKVLKSLSPGDVVSKIVFDEMKILLGSSKSDIRLSGNPSVIMLAGLQGSGKTTTCAKLGVFLKNKGIDPVLSACDVKRPAASKQLQLLCEKYGLSFSPVNSDSAVKSVEDAMVKARKEMKDAVILDTAGRLHIDSEMIEELKEIKEKYKPNEILLVVDAMTGQDAWAVSKSFKENIDITGIVLTKMDGDARGGAALSMRVITGMPVKFVGTGEKAEDFSEFYPDRMASRITGFGDIVSLVEKVKEAADAEETKKMAKKMEDFSFTLEDFLSQLKTIKKMGPLENILSMMPGNIGQNVKIDENEISKIEAIIFSMTPQERKKPEIINASRKKRIAMGSGTKVGDVAQLIKQFETSKKMLKQLSGRGIFSKMPMTKNLTKKSKKR